The following is a genomic window from Candidatus Thermoplasmatota archaeon.
GAATGCAGTCAGCTCCGCCGGGAATGTCCCGTTCTGCCAGATAACGTAGACGTAATCGTCCCGGACGTACAGGTCAGGAGCGATGTCCGATCTGCCACCGTCAATGTTAGCAGTCCAATAACCCGTTACGTAGGACCATCCGTGGTCAACCGAAAGCCATTCAACGTCCCAACTGGCTTCACTCGTGTTCCAATGCTGGTATGCCATGTGCATGAGTTCGTCAGCGCTGTTCTCCATTATTACCGGATGCTCGAGGTCTTCGCCCCTGTGCAACGAGTGCGTCAAGTAACCCATCGACCAGCTGGTTCCACCGTTGTCGGTCCACATGAAGGCAACAGTCCTCGTGGCGTTCTTGACAGCGTATACATCCGCGATCCAGTGGAACCATCCCGGTCTGACAGCTGAGACATCGACGTTGTTGAAGTCTTCTAGCTGCACACCTGGGTAAGGATTCGTCCAGTCCCAGTTTATGTAGTATGTGCCCCAGGTCTGCCCCCCGTCCTGTGACATGATGAAGAACGTATTCTGCTCCCATCCAATCTTGTCCTGCTCGTATGATATGAATACTGTGTTTCCTGCAATCGCGATGGCGGGATTCGTTTCATTGTACGGTCCCGTTGTGGACAACGTGAGATTCCAGGTCTGACCTAGATCAATGGAATAGGAGACATACACATCAGTATCGAGACCATCGTTGTGGGAGAAGACTGCCCATGTGTAGCCATCGATTGGATTGTGGGCAATCCGTGGGGCCGTGTCTTCGCTACTGCCATTCACGTATAAGGGGACCTCTCCGAGGAATGGCAGCCCCGAGGGAATGGGTTCGTCTC
Proteins encoded in this region:
- a CDS encoding glycoside hydrolase, which codes for MTMGAEIGTDSAGVRRRYIAVVIAVVCLGLAGMPYSHSFAGHGEASDVELPERILDENGNLIATMSDPSQTRREVSPDMLQTFGPPVETVRAGQENLRVLSRDEPIPSGLPFLGEVPLYVNGSSEDTAPRIAHNPIDGYTWAVFSHNDGLDTDVYVSYSIDLGQTWNLTLSTTGPYNETNPAIAIAGNTVFISYEQDKIGWEQNTFFIMSQDGGQTWGTYYINWDWTNPYPGVQLEDFNNVDVSAVRPGWFHWIADVYAVKNATRTVAFMWTDNGGTSWSMGYLTHSLHRGEDLEHPVIMENSADELMHMAYQHWNTSEASWDVEWLSVDHGWSYVTGYWTANIDGGRSDIAPDLYVRDDYVYVIWQNGTFPAELTAF